The Rugosibacter aromaticivorans region CGACCGAGAAGCCGTGACCCAGGGAGCCGGAAGTCACTTCCAAGCCGGGAATGCGCGAATCAGATAGGCCCTTCAGCTCGCTGCCATCCGCAAAATAAGCCGAGAACGCCTCATCTTTAAGCCAACCTAACTCCCGCATGCACGCATACTGTGCCATGACCCCATGTCCTTTGCTGAGTACCAAGTAGTCACGTCCTGTAGCATGTGGATCATTTCCTGGATAGCGCAAGTGTTTGCGGTACAACACCGCCAGCAATTCTATGATTGAGAACGCGCACCCGATATGAACGGTGGAACCGGCATAGGCCATGTCCAACACCGTTTCGCGAAGCGCTTTGGCATCAAAGGATTGGGTCTGGGAACTCATCGCACGCACCACTCAGAAATTCACGCCAAGATAATTCTCGATCTTGCTCGCCGAAAACTCCAGCATCTCTCTCGTCAGCGAGGGTTGTACGCCAATCCAGAAGGTGTTGTTCATCACGTTATCAGTGTTGGTCAGCTCGCCACTGACGCGATAGTTGCGCCCGACCATGTAAGGCTGGCGCGTCAGATTGCCGGCAAACAGCAAGCGAGTGCCGATTTTGTTCTGATCCAGGTAGGTCAGCAGTTCCAGCCGAGTGACTGGGCAATTTTCTTTCAAGGTAATCGGAAAGCCGAACCACGAGGGGTCGGTGTGCTCGGTTGCCTCAGGCAGGCTGATAAATTCTTCGCAGTCCTTCAGACGTGCTTTCAGGAAGGCAAAGTTGTCTTTGCGGGCCTGGATAAACTGTGGCGCCTTGTCCAGTTGCGCCAAACCACAGGCGGCTTGCATGTCGGTGATTTTGAGGTTGTAGCCCAGGTGGCTGTAGGTGTATTTGTGGTCGTAACCTTCGGGCAGACCGCCCAGTTTCCAGCCAAACCGTTTGCCACAGGTGTTGTCTTTGCCGGGTGGGCAATAGCAGTCACGACCCCAGTCCCTAAAGCTTTCTGCAATCAATTTAAGCTTGGGATTATTAGTGAATACAGCACCGCCCTCGCCCATGGTGATGTGGTGCGCCGGATAAAAGCTCAAGGTGGCAATGTCGCCAAACGTGCCCACCATCTGGCCGCGATAAGTGCTGCCCAGTGCGTCGCAACAGTCTTCTATCAGCCATAGATTGTGTTTTTTGCACAGGGCGGTGACGACATCCAGGTTGAACGGGTTGCCCAAGCTGTGCGCCAGCATGATGGCTTTGGTTTTCGGGCTAATGGCGGCTTCAATCTTGCTGGCGTCGATGTTGTGGGTGAGGCGATCCACATCCACAAACACCGGCACCGCGCCAAACTGCAGGATGGGGTTGACGGTAGTAGGAAAGCCCGCCGCTACGCCGATGACTTCATCGCCCGGCTTGATGGCCCGCTCGCCCAGCTTAGGGGAAGTGAGTGTGCTGAATGCGACCAGATTAGCCGATGAGCCGGAGTTAACCGTGATCAAATACTTGACGCCGATGAAGGCGGCGAGCTTTTGCTCGAACTCGGTGTTGAAGCGGCCCGTGGTGAGCCAACCGTCAAGCGACGCTTCAACCATGTTCTTGAGCTCTTCGGCACCGATGACCTTACCGGAAGGCGGGACTGGGGTGCTGCCCGGAATGAAAACCTTTGGCTGATTGACCGATGTATAAAACTGGCCAACCTGATAGGCCACGATCATGCGCTGGGTTTTTTCCAGGGCTTTGGCGCTAATCGTGCCAATCTCCCCGCAAAAAAAACGTGGAGAAAAAACCATCTGTTTACTGACAGGGAATACGGTCGGTTTGTCGAGTTGCCCTTTCTGCAGATCATCCGGGTTGATCACGATCTGATCCTGTTCATCCCATTGCTCGATTTTTGAACTACCCGGGATGCCCATCACGTCGCCCTTGCTGTTGGGTCCGGAGGTAATCAATACAGGACGCGGCTTGGCTCCCTGGGCATCAACAAAAGGGACTTTGTAAACGTGGATTGTTCCTGGTTGGCACAGATTAGCTGCGGACATATTTTCCCCATAAGGCATCCTCTTCCGGATCGTTTTCAGTAACCGCTGAATAGGCAGCCACCATAAATGCTTCATCGGCGTTCAATATTTGGCCTGCCGGTGGGCGTACCGGAAAAACGATGACTTCAACCTGATCACCCATGTCTTGCGGCAATACCACATGGATGGTGTGATTGGCATCGGCGCGTAATGTCTGACGAAGTACGCTACTCATTGGTGTGCTCCTTTACTGTAAATGGAAATTTGTTCTAGCGTGATAGTACGCATGTCTTGCTTGGCATTAAACGCCTTGTGCCACTCGACCACTTTACCCAAACTGTAAGTAAGATTCCAAAGCGGCTCCCAGCCAAGCCTGGCGCGCACTTTGGATATATCCAGTTTAAGGTAGTTGGCTTCGTGCGGATGGGTATCACCATCTTGCTGCCAAGCCGCACCCCCTCTCCAAAGGCTGGCCAAGTGTTCAACAATCCATTGCACCGGGCGAGCATCGTCCTCTTTTGGGCCAAAGTTCCAGCCTTCGGCAAACGCTGGGCCATCGGTGTAAAGACGCTCAGCCAGGGTCAGGTATCCCGAAAGGGGTTCCAGCACATGCTGCCAGGGGCGGGTAGCGTAAGGGTTGCGAATGATGGCGGGCTGGTTGGCCTCAAAAGCCCGCAAAATATCCGGGATCAGACGATCTGCCGCCCAGTCACCGCCGCCGATGACATTGCCAGCGCGGGCGGATGCCAGGGCCACGCCCTTGTTTTGTAAGAAGGAGCGGCGGTAAGCGCTGGTGACCAGCTCGGCGCAGCCTTTGCTGTTGCTGTAGGGGTCGTGGCCGCCCATGGGCTCGTCTTCACGGTAACCCCAGACCCATTCTTTGTTTTCATAGCACTTGTCGGTGGTGACATTAACCACCGCCTTGACGCTTGGCGTGTTGCGCACCGCTTCGAGCACATGCACCGTGCCCATAACATTGGTGGCGTAGGTCTCGACGGGGTTTTGATAGGAATAACGCACCAAGGGTTGCGCGGCCATGTGAATGACAATTTCAGGATTGTGCTCGGTAAAGACGGCCTGCAATTGGGCTAAATCACGGATGTCACCGATGATGCTGGTCATGCCTTTCTCGACGTTAGCCACTTCGAACAGGCTGGGATGGGTCGGCGGTGCCAGCGCATAACCCACCACTTGCGCCCCCATGGATTGCAGCCAGAGCGACAGCCAACTGCCTTTGAAGCCCGTATGGCCGGTCAGCAAGACGCGCTTGCCCTTCCAGAATGCCGGATTCAAGACCACACCTTCCACGGCGCTTTGCCGGATTGCCACAATTCCTCCAGATGCACCTTGTCGCGCAAGGTATCCATCGGCTGCCAAAAGCCATGGTGAGGAAAAGCCGCTAAGTCACCCTCTTTGGCCAAGCGCTCCAGAGGTTCGCGCTCCCAGATCGTCTGGTCATCGGTAATGTAGTCGAGGACCTGTGGCGACAGCACAAAGAAACCACCGTTGATCATGGCCCCATCGCCCTTGGGCTTTTCCATGAAACTGTTGACCTTGTTGCCCACCAAGTCCAGCGCGCCGAAACGGCCAG contains the following coding sequences:
- the rfbH gene encoding lipopolysaccharide biosynthesis protein RfbH; translation: MSAANLCQPGTIHVYKVPFVDAQGAKPRPVLITSGPNSKGDVMGIPGSSKIEQWDEQDQIVINPDDLQKGQLDKPTVFPVSKQMVFSPRFFCGEIGTISAKALEKTQRMIVAYQVGQFYTSVNQPKVFIPGSTPVPPSGKVIGAEELKNMVEASLDGWLTTGRFNTEFEQKLAAFIGVKYLITVNSGSSANLVAFSTLTSPKLGERAIKPGDEVIGVAAGFPTTVNPILQFGAVPVFVDVDRLTHNIDASKIEAAISPKTKAIMLAHSLGNPFNLDVVTALCKKHNLWLIEDCCDALGSTYRGQMVGTFGDIATLSFYPAHHITMGEGGAVFTNNPKLKLIAESFRDWGRDCYCPPGKDNTCGKRFGWKLGGLPEGYDHKYTYSHLGYNLKITDMQAACGLAQLDKAPQFIQARKDNFAFLKARLKDCEEFISLPEATEHTDPSWFGFPITLKENCPVTRLELLTYLDQNKIGTRLLFAGNLTRQPYMVGRNYRVSGELTNTDNVMNNTFWIGVQPSLTREMLEFSASKIENYLGVNF
- the rfbG gene encoding CDP-glucose 4,6-dehydratase, with product MAIRQSAVEGVVLNPAFWKGKRVLLTGHTGFKGSWLSLWLQSMGAQVVGYALAPPTHPSLFEVANVEKGMTSIIGDIRDLAQLQAVFTEHNPEIVIHMAAQPLVRYSYQNPVETYATNVMGTVHVLEAVRNTPSVKAVVNVTTDKCYENKEWVWGYREDEPMGGHDPYSNSKGCAELVTSAYRRSFLQNKGVALASARAGNVIGGGDWAADRLIPDILRAFEANQPAIIRNPYATRPWQHVLEPLSGYLTLAERLYTDGPAFAEGWNFGPKEDDARPVQWIVEHLASLWRGGAAWQQDGDTHPHEANYLKLDISKVRARLGWEPLWNLTYSLGKVVEWHKAFNAKQDMRTITLEQISIYSKGAHQ